Genomic DNA from Peribacillus simplex:
AAAAGGAGTATCTAATGAATCGGGATGCCGAAAGGAAATTAAAAGAACATTTGATCATATTGCGTTCATTCCGGGGACCTATTTCATTTTCCAACGGACGGTATATCCGCAATGTACTTGAAAAGTCTATTAGGGCGCAGGCAATGCGGCTTTTACTGGAAGATTCATTTGAAAAATCCGATTTACTGACGCTAACCAGCCAAGATTTGATTTTCGAGGATGATGAGAAAGAATGACATGGAAAAGCCCACCAATATGGCGGGCTTTTTAAATTTATGTTTTAGGCACCCATTTCTTATTAGGAAGATGCCAATTATTGGTGTAAGAAAGGACTCGCAATATCGTGATGACGGCAAAGAGCGTATAAAGCTGCCATGACTGGGATAATACACCACTGCCTAAAGCCAAGCCTGCAATGATGGCCCATACTACGTAGATTTCTTTTCTGAAGACCAATGGCTTTCTTCCAGCTAGCACGTCACGGAGTATCCCGCCGCCGCATCCGGTTAATGCAGCTGATACAATGATGGCGCTTATTGGATGATTAAGTTCCACAGCATACATCGCCCCTTGGATGGCAAAGGCTGAAAGGCCAATGGCATCACTGAGGTTTCCCCATCTGTCCCAGTGCTTTGAAAGGTTTGTAGGAAAAACAAAAACGATGGTAATGGATACTAAAGCGATGACAAAATAGAAACTTTGATCCCATAACGCTGAAACGGGGACACCAATCAACAGATTGCGGATTGCCCCTCCGCCAAAGGCGGTTATGATTCCTAAAATATAAACTCCTAAAATATCATATTCTTCTTCCATGGCGATGATGGTTCCGCTAATAGCGAATGCAATCGTACCTATGAAGCTTAAAACTTCCCATGTCATATGAATGTCCCTCTATGTCTTTTCGATTTTGATGGTAAAGCCAAATTTGATTTTAGCATGTTATCGGAATTTTTAAAACGGTTAAAAGCTTCGTTTTGAGGAAATTTTTATATATTCAATTTTTTTGTTATGATTAACTGAAATCTACCAGAAGGTGGTGCATGTGATTTGGAAGAAGCAAAAAAGGAAACGGCCGTATTGATTGGGTGTCAAACAAATGAGGCTAATGAACGTTTTGAATATTCACTCGATGAACTGGCTTCTTTGGCGAAGACGGCGAATGGTGAGGTTTTAATGACCATCTCCCAGAAAAGGGAAAGTGTCGATCCGGCTACATATATAGGAAAAGGAAAAGTGGAGGAACTTCGGAATCTGGAAGAGGAGCTGGAGCCGGATTTATTTATCTTTAATGATGAACTATCCCCGAGCCAGATCCGGAACCTTTCGAAACAATTGGAAGCAAGGATCATTGACCGGACACAGCTGATTTTGGATATTTTTGCTCAGCGGGCGAGATCCAGAGAAGGGAAGTTGCAAGTTGAACTTGCCCAGCTCCAATATTTATTGCCGCGTTTGGTCGGACAGGGGACGGCGATGTCCAGGCTAGGAGGCGGAATCGGCACAAGGGGGCCAGGGGAAACGAAGCTGGAAAGCGACCGACGCCACATCCGTGGGAAAATAGATGAAATCAAGCAACAATTAAGTGGAATAGTGAAGCATCGTGAACGCTATCGTGATAGAAGGAAACGTAATAAGACCTTTCAAATAGCACTTGTGGGATACACGAATGCAGGTAAATCAACGCTGTTCAACCGTTTGACAGAGGCGGATTCATACGAAGAGAACCAATTGTTCGCTACATTGGATCCCATGACACGAAAGGCGATTCTTCCTAGTGGATTTACCGTGCTGCTGACGGATACGGTTGGATTCATACAAGATTTGCCCACATCTTTAATTGCCGCATTCCGTTCTACCCTGGAAGAAGTGAAAGAAGCGGATTTGTTGCTCCATGTGGTCGATTCCTCAAGTACGGATTACTTTAATCATCAGAAAACGGTGCAGGATTTGCTAAATGACTTAGATGTCCCTTCCATTCCACAGCTAACGTTGTATAATAAGAAAGATAAGATTCACGCTGATTTTGTCAGGTCGGCAAGTCGTGCTTCATTAATGATCAGTGCCTATGAACAATCGGACCTGAATCAAATCATGGAAGAAATTGAAAAGTACGTGATTGAAGAAATGGTCCCGTATCATGTTTTCCTGCCGTCGAGTGAGGGTAAATTATTATCACAGCTGAAAAATGAAACCATATTGCGCACTCTCTCCTTTAATGAAGAATCGGAAAGGTATGAATGCAAAGGTTTTTGTCTAGCTGATCATCCAATAACCGGGCAGCTGGAGAAATATTCATTATAAAGGGGAATTTTGATGTATCAGCAGTTAACTAATGGAGAAGTGTTGAAAAACATTGCCCAGGAAGTGGAAGCAATGATTTCTCCGTTACATAAGCAAGTGGAAGAACGAATTGAAGAAAATCAATTCCGCGTATTACAAAGTTATCAAGCACATAGAGTGAGTGATTCCCATTTCATCCCGACTACAGGGTATGGATACGACGATATGGGTCGCGATACGCTTGAATTGATATATGCAGATGTATTCGGAGCGGAAGCTGGATTGGTGCGCCCCCAAATTATTTCAGGCACACACGCCATCTCCACCGCTCTTTTCGGCATATTGCGCCCAGGGGATGAATTGTTATACATAACTGGAAAGCCATATGACACTTTGGAAGAAATTGTAGGCATCCGGGGTTCGGGTATCGGATCTTTACGTGATTTTCAGATCAGCTATAATGCCGTTCCGTTAGAGGAAACTGGTACCGTTGATTTCGAAGCCGTCAAACAAGCCATTCAACCAAATACGAAGATGATCGGTATACAACGGTCAAAAGGGTATGCAACACGTCCTTCCTTTACGATTGATGAAATAAGGGAAATGATTTCTTTTGTAAAAGACATTAACCCTGAAATCGTCGTGTTCGTGGACAACTGTTATGGAGAGTTTGTTGAGACACAAGAGCCATGTCACGTCGGAGCAGATTTAATGGCAGGTTCACTCATTAAAAACCCCGGTGGCGGGATAGTGAAGACCGGAGGATACATTGTTGGTAAAAAGGACCTGGTTGAAGCTTGCTCCTATCGGCTAACATCACCAGGAATAGGGGCTGAAGCAGGTGCGTCGCTTTATAGTCTGCAGGAAATGTACCAAGGATTCTTCCTTGCACCACATGTCGTGGGTCAAGCTGTTAAAGGAGCCATGTTCACAGCTGCCTTTTTAGAAAAACTCGGTATGAATACATCTCCTAAATGGGATGCGAAGCGAACTGACTTGATTCAATCCGTCCAATTTAATGACCGGGATAAGATGGTTGCCTTCTGTCAGGCCATCCAATATGCATCACCAATCAATTCACATGTGACTCCATATCCTGCCTATATGCCAGGATATGAAGACGATGTAATCATGGCTGCGGGCACCTTTATACAGGGGGCGAGCATTGAACTTACGGCAGATGGTCCGACAAGGGCTCCATATGTTGCATACGTTCAAGGCGGCTTGACGTACGCCCATGTCAAAGTAGCCGTATTGACTGCAGTGAATGCGCTAATGGACAAAAAGCTGATTCAATTGTAAATGAAAATAGGTTTAGGGGATCCAAATACAATTGGATTCCTGAAAAAGCAATAGTCATAATATTTGAGTAGTAACAAATCATTTAATTTTTCTGAAAAAAACACGTCATAAAATGTAACATCATATTGACAAGTTTAATAACATGATATAAGATAATTTTAGATAAACAAAAGGAGGATGCTAAGAATGAGCGGCAACAACATTCGGCGTTCGATGCCTCTTTTTTCCATCGGAATCGTCATGCAGCTAACTGAGTTGTCTGCACGCCAAATTCGGTATTACGAAGAGCATCAACTTATTACTCCTATGAGAACAGATGGAAATCGTCGGGTTTTTTCATTAAACGATATCGATCGACTGCTTGAGATTAAAGACTTAATCGAACAAGGGGTCAATCTGGCCGGCATCAAAAAGATTTTCACTGTAAAGGAACAGAATTTACCTAAAACTCAAGAATTAGAACAAGCGGAAAAGATAAGACAGGACCTAAGTGACGAGGAGCTTCGCAAGCTTCTGCGTGCCGAGCTTTTACAAGGAAGCAAGCATCGAACATCTCTTCGACAAGGGGATATGTCACGTTTTTTCCAATAAAAATATGATTTATGAATGATTATTAGGGGGAATAGAAATTGGCAAAGTTCACACGTGAAGACATCACTCGTTTAGCGAAAGAAGAAAATGTTAAGTACATTCGTTTACAATTCACTGACATTTTAGGGACAATTAAAAACGTTGAAATCCCAGTCAGTCAATTAGAAAAAGCACTTGATAATAAAATGATGTTTGACGGATCTTCCATTGAAGGATTCGTACGTATCGAAGAGTCTGATATGTACCTATATCCTGATTTAAATACATGGGTTATCTTCCCTTGGACTTCCGAAAAAGGTAAAGTCGCACGTTTAATCTGTGATATTTACAATACGGATGGAACTCCTTTTGATGGAGATCCACGTGCAAACCTAAAACGTGTTCTTGCAGAAGCAAGAGAAATGGGCTTCACAGATTTCAATCTTGGACCTGAACCTGAATTCTTCCTATTCAAACTGGATGCAGCAGGCGAGCCGACTCTAGAATTGAACGATAAAGGCGGATACTTTGACCTTGCACCTACTGACCTAGGAGAAAACTGCCGTCGTGATATCGTTCTTGAGCTTGAAGAAATGGGATTTGAAATCGAAGCATCCCACCACGAAGTAGCTCCAGGACAACATGAAATTGACTTTAAATATGCAGATGCAGTTTCAGCTTGCGATAACATCCAAACATTTAAATTGGTTGTTAAAACGATTGCCCGTAAACATGGTTTACACGCAACATTCATGCCAAAACCATTGTTCGGTGTTAACGGATCTGGTATGCACTGTAACGTTTCTCTATTCAAAGGCAACGAAAACGCATTTTATGATAAAGAAGGTAAATTGGAATTAAGTAAAACAGCTGAGCAATTTATCGCAGGTATCATTAAGCATGCTCCAAGCTTCACTGCGGTAACAAACCCAACTGTTAACTCATACAAACGTCTAGTTCCTGGTTACGAAGCTCCTTGTTATGTTGCATGGTCCGCTAAAAACCGTAGCCCACTAATCCGTATCCCAGCTTCACGCGGAGTAAGTACTCGCGTAGAGGTACGTAGTGTCGATCCAGCAGCAAACCCATACTTGGCACTTGCAGTTCTGCTAAAAGCTGGTCTTGACGGTATCAAGAACGACTTGACTCCTCCAGCTCCAGTTGACCGCAACATCTATGTTATGAATAAAGAAGAACGTGAAGAAGTAGGTATCGTTGATCTACCAGCTACTTTATATGCTGCATTGGAAACATTAAAATCTGATGAAGTAATCAAAGAAGCATTAGGTGAACATTTACTTGAACACTTCGTCGAAGCAAAAGAAATCGAGTGGGATATGTTTAGAACACAAGTTCACCCATGGGAACGCGAACAATATATGTCAATGTATTAATATCTCAAACCCTTGGCACCTTTGGTGTCAGGGGCTTTTTATTTGTGGGTGAAAAGGGAAAATAAAAAGGGTGGAAACTTGTCCACCCACAATTTACCCACAATCAAACGAATTATTTTAAAATATTCTTTGTGTATTCCTCAAATTTATTAATTGTATCTGTTTCAATCTTCTTCGAAATTGTGGGCATAAACATCGGCAGTTATTTGCATGTTGCCGTGTCCTAGACGTTCCTGGATGTATTTCATATTAGAGCCGGACTCTAATAATAAAACTGCGTGGGTGTGCCTTAAACAGTGAATAGGAATCGGCGGATGTTCAGCTTTTTTTAATATCCTTGAAAAAGCGTTAAATAAACTTGATTTAGGCATGTAATTAGTACGAAAGTATTTTTCATTTAACACACGGGTGCATTAATGAAATAAGGAAAAAACGCCTTAAAACGAGGCGTTTTTTTTATGCCGAACAAAAAAACATTCATAATAAAAGGAGTCGATGTGAAATGATCTTTAATAATCTTCCACAATTAGTCGATAAAAGAGGCAAATTAAAGTTAAAAGGCACTTATTCAAAGCGCACGAAAACAATTACTCACCGGGTAAGGCATCATTCATTAACAAAGAAGAATTTGGCTGGGTCTGATGCTGCAAGCTTCGCGGGTTACCATGTAAACACGCTGGGGTGACCTGGAGTAGGATATACATTTATTATCGAGCCTAAGAATGTAATTAATACTCCAAACGGTAAAAGGGTTAGGATTGTGTATGTTCATGATATTGACAGCCGGACTTACCATGTAGGGAGTAGCAATCAGTTCTCCCTTGGTATCTGTGTTGCTGGTGATTATCGATTTGACACTATGGATGATGCCACACTTGCCAGTATTGCAGAACTTCACGCTGCGCTTGTAAAAGATGGGATAGGAAAGTTTGATAATGCCCATAATGAAATGCCAGGTTATAGCTGGAAAGCGTGTTGTGAGTATAACTACAGGGATGCATTTGATTGGAAGGGATCAAAAAATCCATCCAAAACAGCACCGGCACCTGACGTTTATACAATCCAAGAAGGAGACACTTTATGGAGCATTGCACATAAGGATGGAGCGGGTGGCGGGTTCATGCCCTCAAGGCTGCCTAATTAAATAAAGTGTCTAACTTTTTGGGTTCACTTCAGATGAACAGCTCTTTTTTTATTAAAGGGGGAAGATAATCTGATAATAAAAAAAATACATATTTATCGAGATTTGGTAAAATTAATTAGAGGAGAAGGGTGGTTAATCATGAAAAAATATTTAGGGGTTATTTCGTTTGCTTTAATTATCTTGGTTATTTGTGTCTTTGCTGGAACTATAACACAAGTAATTAACCCTGGAGTAACGACTTTTCGTGTATTGATGATTTGTGGAATCATTATATCCTTCTCTTTCTCTTTTCTCAGTGAGAAAGGACTTTGGAGAAAATTAGCTTTAGGTCTTAGTATATTTGTTGGTTTAGTTTACTTTATGGCTGTTGAATTAATGAGAATAATATTCCAGGGTAATGGATTTTAAATGTTTATTGAACAAACAGGTGCGTTACTTCATTACCAGGAGTTGATCAACAGCTCCTTTTTTCTTATGGGGGGGTACCCCTAATAGTTCTCACATGTCACTGCAAATTCTATATACTTAAATTAATTAAACTAGAATACACGAAGCAGCTATAAATAGAAGTGTAATACGAGGAGGAGATATCATGCTTATTACGGAACGGCATCAATTAATTTTAAAGCTATTAAAAGAAAAGGAGAATGTTAAGATTCATGAGCTAGTAGAATTAACGAATACTTCAGAATCTACTTTGCGTCGTGATCTAGACCAATTAGAAAAGCAGAACTACTTAAAACGTGTACATGGTGGAGCTTCACTTTTACATAGTAAACGAGACGAACCAAGTGTGTTTGAGAAAATAACGCAGAACCTTGAGGAAAAAGATAAGATAGCAAAATATGCGGCAGAACTAATTTTGGACGGCGACTGTGTATATCTTGATGCTGGAACAACAACGTATCAGATGATCAAACATTTAAGACAAAAAGATATCGTTGTCATTACAAACGGAATTGATCATTTAGATGCATTACTTGAAAATGATATATGTACATACTTTATTGGTGGATTTGTTAAAAAGATTACCAAAGCAACAGTTGGACGTTATGCATACGAAAGTATAAAAAAATACAGATTTGATAAGTGTTTCATGGGTGCGAACGCTATTCATTATAATTTTGGATTGACTACCCCAGATCCAGAAGAGGCGCAAATGAAAGAAAGAGCCATTTTTTTGTCACGTGAGGCCTTTGTATTAGCAGATCATACAAAATTTGGAGAAGTATCATTTTCTAAGTTTGCAGATTTAAACCAGACAAAAGTTATTACGAATGAAGAAGGTACAATAACGTTAGGAAAATATAAGGAGAAAACAGAAATAATTATTGTGAGGGACTAAAACTAAATTTGCTATCGTTGAAGGAAAGCTGGTATTCAAACTGTCTGATTCAGACATTTAGAATACCAGCTTTTTTTTGAAGGAGATTCTGAAATTATTTTTTTGGGAATTTCCCCCTTTGTTGTATCAATATAATAAAGAATGCTTGATTTATTGTAATGTGGCCAAATAACAAAGAGGGAAAATCTGCTCCATGTAATAAACATTCCATTTGAAAGTTTAATATTTTATGTTATTAATATATTTTTTGGAATAATTGGCGCTATTGACAATTATAAACAGCTTTAATATAATCAAAATCAATCAAAAACAATCATATTCATTCAATTATAATTCTAATATGTAAAGGGTAATTATATTGTTATACAAAAGATGAAAGCGTTATCAATTAATTAAGATGTCATTTGAAAAAACTATCAAAATCAACCATATTTCCATTATTTCAACCAAAAATATTCATTTAAGGAGGTGATCTAGTTTAAGAGATTGAGAGCGGTAACAATTTCTCGTCTGTAGATAATTATTTTCATCTTCAAAAACTAGGGGGATTAATATGGTTAAATATGTAAAAATACTAGGGGTACTAGTTTTGGCGTTTGTAATTGCCGCGATGACGGCATGTAGTGGGGCTAGTGAATCATCAAATGGATCAACAGACGGTAACGAAGGACAAGAAGGTAACAAACAATTAAAGATCGGTGTAGCGGTGGGTAGTTTAGCAAACCCTTTCTTCGTCTCCATGGGTAAAGGTGCTGAAGAAGCAGGAAAAGAATTAGGTGCTGAAGTTCTAGTTGAAAGCGCTGACTATGATTTAGCAAAACAAGCAGCTCAAATTGAAAACTTTATTACGAAAAAGGTAGATATTATTCTTTTAAATGCTGTTGATACAAAAGGAATTGCGGCAGCTGTTCAACAGGCCAAAGCTGCTGATATTCCAGTAGTTGCTGTAGATACTAATGCTGAAGGTGGTGTCGATGCCACTGTTACTTCAGACAACTATCAAGCTGGTAAACTAGCCGGAGAATATGTGATTGAACAATTAGGTGGAAAAGGAAAAATAGCTATTATTGATGGACCTCCTGTTTCGGCTGTATCTGATCGTATTCAAGGATTTGAAGATGCAATAAAGGATACCGAAATTAAAGTAATTGCAAAGCAAAATGGAGAAGGGAATCGCGAAAAGGCATTAACGGTGATGGAAAGTATTTTACAAGCTAATTCATCAGGCTCTATTGACGCTGTATTTGCGATTAATGATCCAGAAGCAATTGGTGTTGAAATTGCTCAAGAGCAAGCGAATCGTAAAGATGAATTTTTCATTGTCGGAGTAGACGGTGCTCCTGAAGCCACAGAAGCAATGGCAAAGGAAGGAAGTACAATTGCTGCAACTTCAGCTCAGTCACCTAGTAACATGATCAAAAAAGCTGTTGAAATCGGAATGAAAGTGAAAAATGGTGAAGAAGTTGAGGAGCTTATTAAAGTTCCAGTTGAGATTGTAACTCAAGATACATTAGATTCTTACAAAGGTTGGTAAGAATCTTTCAATAAATAGGCTGATAAGGATTCCTCCTTTAATCAGCCTATTCAAATCCATATAAGGGGTGAGATAAAGGTATGGCTGTCAATGAAATGTCCCTTAAAGGCCAACAAAGTCTAAAAAAGCCAGTGTTGAATATGGAAGGGATTAGTAAAACGTTCTCAAATGTAACCGTATTGAATAATGTGAGAATTGAACTTTATCCAGGTGAAGTACATGCATTAATGGGAGAGAATGGCGCTGGAAAGTCAACTTTCATGAAAATCCTCGCAGGCATTCATACACCTGATGACAATGGTGGGAAAATCTACTTAAAAGGTCAACCAATTTTATGGAAGGACCCTACAGATGCAAGGAACAAAGGAATTAGTGTTATTCATCAGGAGTTAAATCTTTCTCCTAATTTAACAATAAGTGAAAATATCTTAATGGGTTCGACCTTTCCTAGAAATGGTTTAGGAATGGTGAAATGGGATGAGGTCCATGAACGTGCCCAAGAGGTGTTAGATTCAATGGGGTCGAATCTAAATCCTCGCCAATTGGTTTCGACCTTAAGTGTTGCTCAACAACAAATGGTCGAGATCGCTCGAGCATTATCCTTTAATGCAGAGGTACTCATAATGGATGAACCAACCGCCTCTTTAACAGATAAAGAAATAAAAAAGCTGTTTGAAATTATTGATGATTTGAAAAAGCAGGGAGTTGCCATTGTATATATCTCTCACAGAATGGAAGAGATCTTTAAAATTTCTAATAGGTTCACTGTATTACGTGACGGCGAATGGATTGCAAGTGGGCCGATTGAAGAGACAAATCCTGATCATCTCGTAAAGCTAATGGTAGGACGGGATTTAAAGGACTTGTTTAATCGGTCAAAAGCTTTTGGTACAAAAAATCCAAAGGAAGTTTCACCTGTACTTGAATTGAAAAATGTTTCTGATAACACGATTGTAAAGAATGTATCTTTAAAAATTTACCCAGGTGAAATTGTTGGTTTAGCGGGGCTTGTTGGAGCTGGTAGAACAGAATTGGTTAGGGCTATTTTCGGTTTGTCCGAGGTGAAAAGTGGCGAAATATTGGTTGATGGTCAATCTGTTAGAATCAAATCCTCAATAGATGCTATTGCTAATAGGATTGCACATGTGCCTGAAAGCAGGAAAGAACAAGGGTTATTTTTATCAATGTCCGTAAAAGAGAACATCATAATGGCTGAATTGAAAAAACACGCTAAAGCAGGAATTGTAAGTTGGAAGCAAGCAAATGAAAGCGCTAACCAATATATTGAAGACTTAAATATAAAAATAGCTTCCCCAGAACAGCAAGTATCAAACTTAAGTGGTGGGAATCAACAAAAGGTAGTGATCGCTAGGTGGCTATCAATTGCACCAAAGGTATTACTACTTGATGAGCCAACACGAGGGGTTGATATAGGTGCCAAGACTGAAATCCACAAGATAGTTTCAAAGCTTGCAGATGAAGGGTTGGCCGTTTTAATGATATCATCTGAACTTCCTGAAGTATTGGGGGTAAGTGATCGAATACTTGTCATGAGTGAAGGAAGGTTAACAGGCGAGCTTTCGAAGGAAGAAGCTACACAGGAAACAATTATGCGTTTAGCTACCAAAGGGGGGAGAGAGAAATGAGAGGGAATACGCAAACTATTACACATTCACAACGCCAAAATATAGGAAATGTCCTTTATTCTTTATGGAATAGGCTTGGCATGATCATGATTTTATTATTATTGTGTGTAGTACTTTCATTTACAGCACCAAATTTTTTAGATACAGCCAATTTATTGAATGTATTAAAACAAGTTTCTATTATTGCTATTTTAGCTGCTGGGATGACAATTGTTATTTTAACTGGTGGTATTGATTTATCAGTTGGTGCAACAGTTGCTCTATCTGGCGTTATCTCAGTCATGGTCTCTTCTGCAGGAGTTAATCCTATTATTGCGATGTTATCAGGCGTACTAGTAGGGTATGCAGTAGGACTGATTAATGGATTTCTCACAGCCAAAGCAAAGTTACCAGCATTTATTGTTACACTAGGCAGCTTCACATATGTTCGTGGACTCGCTTATGTCATTAGTGGTGGTTATCCAATTGTTTTACAAAACGAAACATTTAAATTCATCGGTGGTGGAAGTATTTTTGGAATCCCCACTCCTATTTATATCATGTCTTTAGTATATGTTGTGATGTTTTTTGTTCTTAAATATACGATGTTTGGTCGTCATATATATGCGATTGGTGGCAATGAAGAGGCAGCTCGGTTAACTGGAATTAAGGTTGAAAAGTCTTTAATCAATGTGTATTCGATTAGTGGTTTACTAGCTGGTTTAGGAGGAGTCGTTTTGGCGGGAAGGTTGTTTTCTGGACAGCCAACTGCTGGTCAAATGTATGAATTAGACGCAATTGCTGCTGTTATACTAGGAGGAACAAGTTTAACAGGTGGAAAAGGGAAAATAATAGGAACAATTATTGGGGTTTTAATTATGGGGGTAATCAGTAATGGGTTAACTCTAATGGATGTCAACTATTATTGGCAGTTAGTTGTAAAAGGTGGAGTTATTGTAGCAGCCGTTTTATTAGATCGATTGCGCGGAAATGGTCCAGCATAACGATCACATGTCATTTTAGATTTTAAAAAAGGGATGTGAAATAAAAGTGAAGAGGATTATTAGTATTCTACTAATATGTTCAACTGTCACTTGTTTACCATTTAATAGTGCATATGCAGAAGACCCTGGGTATTATAATGAACCATACCGTAATCAATTTCATTTTTCTCCTGAAGCTAACTGGATGAATGATCCGAATGGTATGGTTTTTTATAAAGGTGAATATCATTTGTTTTATCAATATCATCCGTATGGAACGACATGGGGACCGATGCATTGGGGGCATGCTGTCAGTAAAAATCTTGTAAATTGGGAGCATTTGCCGATTGCTTTATCGCCGGATGAAAACGGTCAGATTTTCTCGGGGAGTGCTGTTATTGATTGGAACAATACAGCTGGCTTTGGAAAAGAAGCAATGGTTGCCATCTTTACGCATGCAGGGGATAAGCAAGTCCAAAGTATAGCGTATAGCCTAGATAAAGGAAGAACTTGGGAAAAATATAAAGGGAATCCCGTAATGCCAGACCCTCCTATACAAGATTGGCGCGATCCTAAAGTATTTTGGCATGAAGAATCAAACCAATGGGTTATGTCGTTGGCGGCTAAGGATAAGATCATGTTTTATACCTCACCTAATTTAAAAGAGTGGGAGTATGCAAGTGAATTCGGCGAAGATGGTGGAATACAAGCAAATAGCTTAGACAGAACTTCTTATACCATGTCATCCCAGACAGGTGAATCATTTAGCTATGAGGGAGATATTACCCTTAATGAGAAGAATGGGAGAGAAGGGACAGGCGGTTTAGTTTTTCGGTCAGATAGGAGTGCAAAGAACGGCTATGTTGCGAGCTTAGATGCCAAAAACGATGTCATAACATTAAGTAAGAATGTAGATGGAACAAACGAGGAAATTGCGAGAAAACCTTTTACCCTCAAAACTTCGACTACCTACCATGTGAAGGTGGAAACAGATGGGGATCAAATTCAAGTCTCTGTAAACGATCAATCTGTTATAAAAAAAACAGATATGGAATTCGATTATGGATACTATGGATTGTCAGCGTGGAATTCAACGGCTGCCTTTCGAAATGTGGAGTTCAAGAATACATCTAACTTTGAAACCAATTTATCAAAATGGACAGATGTAAACGGAAGCTGGGAGAACACGATGGATGGAAAAACTGGAACCTCTACGGAGGATGCTTTTGTAATGAGTGGTCAAACAGGGGATAACTTTTTTTATGAAGCAAACATTGAGATATCTGGGGAAAAAGGTGGCAATGGAGCTGGCTCGCTCGTTTTTCGTGCAAATCCTAATGCAACAAACGGTTATATGGCGAATATCGATGCTTTAAACGATACAATAAAAATCATGAAAATTGAAAATGGAGACATATCCATTCTAGCTGAAAAAACAATAAATCTAGATACAGAT
This window encodes:
- a CDS encoding trimeric intracellular cation channel family protein — protein: MTWEVLSFIGTIAFAISGTIIAMEEEYDILGVYILGIITAFGGGAIRNLLIGVPVSALWDQSFYFVIALVSITIVFVFPTNLSKHWDRWGNLSDAIGLSAFAIQGAMYAVELNHPISAIIVSAALTGCGGGILRDVLAGRKPLVFRKEIYVVWAIIAGLALGSGVLSQSWQLYTLFAVITILRVLSYTNNWHLPNKKWVPKT
- the hflX gene encoding GTPase HflX; amino-acid sequence: MEEAKKETAVLIGCQTNEANERFEYSLDELASLAKTANGEVLMTISQKRESVDPATYIGKGKVEELRNLEEELEPDLFIFNDELSPSQIRNLSKQLEARIIDRTQLILDIFAQRARSREGKLQVELAQLQYLLPRLVGQGTAMSRLGGGIGTRGPGETKLESDRRHIRGKIDEIKQQLSGIVKHRERYRDRRKRNKTFQIALVGYTNAGKSTLFNRLTEADSYEENQLFATLDPMTRKAILPSGFTVLLTDTVGFIQDLPTSLIAAFRSTLEEVKEADLLLHVVDSSSTDYFNHQKTVQDLLNDLDVPSIPQLTLYNKKDKIHADFVRSASRASLMISAYEQSDLNQIMEEIEKYVIEEMVPYHVFLPSSEGKLLSQLKNETILRTLSFNEESERYECKGFCLADHPITGQLEKYSL
- a CDS encoding aminotransferase class I/II-fold pyridoxal phosphate-dependent enzyme — encoded protein: MYQQLTNGEVLKNIAQEVEAMISPLHKQVEERIEENQFRVLQSYQAHRVSDSHFIPTTGYGYDDMGRDTLELIYADVFGAEAGLVRPQIISGTHAISTALFGILRPGDELLYITGKPYDTLEEIVGIRGSGIGSLRDFQISYNAVPLEETGTVDFEAVKQAIQPNTKMIGIQRSKGYATRPSFTIDEIREMISFVKDINPEIVVFVDNCYGEFVETQEPCHVGADLMAGSLIKNPGGGIVKTGGYIVGKKDLVEACSYRLTSPGIGAEAGASLYSLQEMYQGFFLAPHVVGQAVKGAMFTAAFLEKLGMNTSPKWDAKRTDLIQSVQFNDRDKMVAFCQAIQYASPINSHVTPYPAYMPGYEDDVIMAAGTFIQGASIELTADGPTRAPYVAYVQGGLTYAHVKVAVLTAVNALMDKKLIQL
- a CDS encoding MerR family transcriptional regulator, with amino-acid sequence MSGNNIRRSMPLFSIGIVMQLTELSARQIRYYEEHQLITPMRTDGNRRVFSLNDIDRLLEIKDLIEQGVNLAGIKKIFTVKEQNLPKTQELEQAEKIRQDLSDEELRKLLRAELLQGSKHRTSLRQGDMSRFFQ
- the glnA gene encoding type I glutamate--ammonia ligase, with translation MAKFTREDITRLAKEENVKYIRLQFTDILGTIKNVEIPVSQLEKALDNKMMFDGSSIEGFVRIEESDMYLYPDLNTWVIFPWTSEKGKVARLICDIYNTDGTPFDGDPRANLKRVLAEAREMGFTDFNLGPEPEFFLFKLDAAGEPTLELNDKGGYFDLAPTDLGENCRRDIVLELEEMGFEIEASHHEVAPGQHEIDFKYADAVSACDNIQTFKLVVKTIARKHGLHATFMPKPLFGVNGSGMHCNVSLFKGNENAFYDKEGKLELSKTAEQFIAGIIKHAPSFTAVTNPTVNSYKRLVPGYEAPCYVAWSAKNRSPLIRIPASRGVSTRVEVRSVDPAANPYLALAVLLKAGLDGIKNDLTPPAPVDRNIYVMNKEEREEVGIVDLPATLYAALETLKSDEVIKEALGEHLLEHFVEAKEIEWDMFRTQVHPWEREQYMSMY
- a CDS encoding peptidoglycan recognition protein family protein, with amino-acid sequence MVYVHDIDSRTYHVGSSNQFSLGICVAGDYRFDTMDDATLASIAELHAALVKDGIGKFDNAHNEMPGYSWKACCEYNYRDAFDWKGSKNPSKTAPAPDVYTIQEGDTLWSIAHKDGAGGGFMPSRLPN
- a CDS encoding DeoR/GlpR family DNA-binding transcription regulator, producing the protein MLITERHQLILKLLKEKENVKIHELVELTNTSESTLRRDLDQLEKQNYLKRVHGGASLLHSKRDEPSVFEKITQNLEEKDKIAKYAAELILDGDCVYLDAGTTTYQMIKHLRQKDIVVITNGIDHLDALLENDICTYFIGGFVKKITKATVGRYAYESIKKYRFDKCFMGANAIHYNFGLTTPDPEEAQMKERAIFLSREAFVLADHTKFGEVSFSKFADLNQTKVITNEEGTITLGKYKEKTEIIIVRD